AACTGAGCTTTCTTTGCTGGTGGCACCTACCAAGACATTGACGCTTGCTGCTATGAAATCGCCTTATCTGTTCTCATTCATTGTCGAGGCCCTCACACGCAACGGTACTGTGATGGCCCAGCATCTTGCCAACGTGGGGCGACGCAACGCCTTGGAGCGAACGGCGCATTTGCTGCTCGAACTGACAGCACGTTTGCAACGAGTTGGTGCGGTTAACCGGAACGGCTTTGAATGCCCGCTTACCCAGTACGATCTTGCGGACGCCCTTGGCCTTACTCCGATCCATGTCAATCGAATGTTGCGGGAACTGCGCGAGCGCAAATTTCTTGAATTCCGCCAGGGCCATGTCCGCCTGCTCGATTCTGCGGGCCTGAGGAAGTTCGCCGGATTCGACGGCGAATACCTCAAGAGTTGAGTGCTAGGCGCCTCGGCGCCAGCGATTCGTTGCAGGCTCCCGACTTCGGAGCCACCTGAACCCTCAACTCAGCTTCTGGGAGAAGGACGCAAAAGCATTTCTCGGATGCACCCGCTGTGCTTCCCTCGACCTGGTTCGAATATCGGCTGCTCATCGGCGGCTTCACCCTAGACCCTGAGCGGCGGCTCGCTCGAGCCAGCTAAGGCCAGCAACCCAGCAACTGGATCGCGCTCACCAGCGATACCTTTGGCAAAATAGCGGCCGAGCAAGAATTGATCGGTTCATCCCTGCGTCGTCGAGAACAAAGTTCGCAAGATCAACCTGGGATTCGCGATTGCCGCCACTCGGGGCGAGCAGCCAGTGCATTCCTTCGTCGGCGTCATGGGCGACTCCGTTCCCACAGAGATAAAGCGAAGCCAGGGCACGGGCGGCCACTTGATAACGCGCGCCGTTTCCACGTTGGCTTTCGCATAGTCCGGCTGGGGACACTTCACTTGCCGGTTCGCCAATACGACAGGCGGCTTTGAGATTTCGGGCCGGGGCGACGCGGCGCAGCCATGCTTCGCCAGTCTTCGAATACTGACGCGACAAGCTGCCATCGATGAGAGAAAGTTGCAGCCGCAACCGGTCCGAGACGGGCCCCTTCTCCGCTGCAAGCTGATACAGCTGGAGGGCGGGCTCGAGATGGACGGCACGCCCATTCCGTGCTCAGTGAGGACCGCAAGAAAATAGATCGCTGTCAGCAGACGGCATCGCCGGCGTGCCGCAACTCGTTATGCAATCCTGGGCCTCTGCTCCAGTTTCTTGCGTCCGT
The genomic region above belongs to Mesorhizobium sp. B4-1-4 and contains:
- a CDS encoding Crp/Fnr family transcriptional regulator, whose product is MTYASGSFFNGDEHRPSYVGLNDDDAAFVKTLGFTTKRYPADAVVFSQGDSNDRVYIVESGWGSIYHELPGGQRQILDFALTGDVVLPQSYGGGAVETFVAQTELSLLVAPTKTLTLAAMKSPYLFSFIVEALTRNGTVMAQHLANVGRRNALERTAHLLLELTARLQRVGAVNRNGFECPLTQYDLADALGLTPIHVNRMLRELRERKFLEFRQGHVRLLDSAGLRKFAGFDGEYLKS